One window of the Thalassoroseus pseudoceratinae genome contains the following:
- the bfr gene encoding bacterioferritin — MKGDSEIIDALNAGLTIELTAINLYFIHSKMCRDWGYNTLAKHFYDESIEEMKHAEYLIDRILFLEGVPEIARYDVIRVGDTVEKQLANALELELKAVSTYNDGVKLAADKKDAGSKEIMERILVESEESVDWTETQQHVISEVGIQLYLSTQTGGPAE; from the coding sequence GTGAAAGGCGATTCTGAAATTATCGATGCCCTGAATGCCGGGCTGACCATCGAACTGACCGCCATCAACTTGTACTTCATCCACTCGAAGATGTGCCGCGACTGGGGTTACAACACGCTCGCGAAGCATTTCTATGATGAGTCGATCGAGGAAATGAAGCACGCGGAATACCTCATCGACCGCATTTTGTTCTTAGAAGGCGTGCCGGAAATTGCCCGCTACGATGTGATTCGAGTCGGTGATACCGTCGAAAAGCAATTGGCCAATGCGTTGGAGTTGGAGCTGAAAGCCGTCTCAACCTATAACGATGGCGTGAAATTGGCCGCCGACAAAAAAGATGCCGGCAGCAAAGAGATCATGGAGCGAATTCTGGTCGAAAGCGAAGAGAGTGTCGACTGGACCGAAACCCAGCAACACGTCATTTCGGAAGTCGGAATCCAGCTTTATCTCAGCACACAGACTGGTGGACCGGCTGAGTGA
- a CDS encoding (2Fe-2S)-binding protein, whose translation MSHHSDKLICHCLGVTESEVRGAISTGMVRTVGCVMNSTGAGTGCMGCRRRIGAMLATSQAHAATTSHSAGPPVCVLR comes from the coding sequence ATGTCTCATCACTCAGACAAACTCATTTGTCACTGCTTGGGTGTGACGGAATCCGAAGTTCGTGGAGCCATCTCCACGGGAATGGTTCGGACCGTTGGTTGCGTGATGAACTCCACAGGAGCCGGCACCGGTTGCATGGGATGTCGACGACGCATCGGTGCGATGCTGGCGACCTCCCAAGCTCACGCGGCGACCACATCTCACTCAGCCGGTCCACCAGTCTGTGTGCTGAGATAA